Proteins co-encoded in one Microbacterium hydrocarbonoxydans genomic window:
- a CDS encoding GIY-YIG nuclease family protein, with the protein MIQLPSPCSLCGHVDGVRVATALLCTWCGWRYGDSPDPDLPRPVVEVVYYLRYDRRVKIGTSRRPRQRLASIRHDELLAFEPGGRAVEQARHREFADIREGGEWFTLTRPLEIHIAGLRTVADPWQLYARWVSESLQH; encoded by the coding sequence ATGATCCAGCTCCCGTCCCCGTGTTCGCTGTGCGGTCACGTCGACGGAGTGCGCGTCGCCACAGCTCTCCTGTGCACCTGGTGCGGATGGCGCTACGGCGATTCACCCGACCCCGACCTCCCCCGGCCTGTGGTCGAGGTCGTCTACTACCTGCGCTACGACCGTCGTGTGAAGATCGGCACGAGTCGGCGCCCGCGTCAACGGCTCGCCAGCATCCGCCACGACGAGCTCCTCGCCTTCGAGCCTGGAGGGCGAGCGGTCGAGCAGGCGCGGCACCGCGAGTTCGCCGACATCCGCGAGGGCGGCGAGTGGTTCACCCTCACCCGGCCACTCGAGATCCATATCGCCGGGCTCCGTACGGTGGCCGACCCGTGGCAGCTCTATGCGCGGTGGGTGAGCGAGTCCTTGCAGCACTGA